Within Trichoderma atroviride chromosome 2, complete sequence, the genomic segment GTATCGGGATCTGGATCTTGCATAGGTTTGCGAAGATGGCATCGTTTTTCAATTGGGGCGAAATGGAGGGCTTGGATAAGAAGACGTCTAACTGGAAACTGCCAGAGTATCCGGCACTGGAGTAAGAGCATGAAGCGAGCGTTGCTTTAGGCGAACGGTTTGGGCATCACCGTTGGACATCGCCTCTGTATGAACATTAACACTGTATATTATTTGCATAGCATTCCACCCCCCCTCATAACTATAATCATAATGATCTTCTCTCAGAAATACTCTGTATCCTATCCGAAACTCAAATTTGCCTTGAACTAAAGACTATGACTAAAAGGAATATGTTTCGATGAGATATACCATGCTCTAGCAAGCCTTGAACAGTCTTTTGCATTTTcagaaaataatatactcAATAACTCATTTTGATATGCCTCTCAAAACCTTGTTTCTTGATCTAGTCCAGTCTTCATATCGCTATTGGATTGTCAAGTTTAATCTCACACCGCAACACGAAATTCAACATCGCCAGTCTCTCCATACAACGACGCTCGATCTTTCAGCCACTGGAAAAGACAGGAGCCGCATGCACTCCTCACCCCAAAAGTGTTGAGCTCAATCAAGGCGCATTTCTCCGTCTTTTCATCGTAGAGTACGTCAAAAGTAAAACCCTGGGACCGAATAAGATTCTCTAGCTCATTGTCATCATGCGCCTTCATATAGGCGATAATTTCGGCATGAACTTCTTGAATGCCGCCAAGAATCGTGTGAGCAATATTCGTCATCTCATCTTTGTTTTCATGGGCAAATACCCACGGCTTATGCCATTTATACTGGCTAACACCAGATATGTTCAACGAGCTGGGGACACAAAAGACGCGATATTCCCTCTCAGATCTCATTTCGGCGTTGAATGGAAGAAAGTATACGTgaccttcttcgccttcatgGTTGAGTATATTCGTCAGTGCGCTCCACGTTCTCGCGGACGTAGTGATGCGGAGCACAATGTCCTCGACGGAATGAATCGCCAGCTTCCCAGGCGTAAGTTGCGCACCATCCTTTGGAGAACATGCCCCAAGGCGCATGAAAAGCCCTTCCGGAGGAAAATGGAGCCCTTTAAAGGCAGGATAAACGTCATCTTCGAGATCTTCGGCATAAGATCGATTAAGCACGCCAGTATGgattgaagctgcagctgcactGACCAGCACTCTGATCTGTGCGCGCGAGAGCTTGACGACTTGAAGCGCGGCAGGAGACAGACCTCGGGATTTTAGTATCAAGGGCAGCCATATTTCGTAGTCATATGGTTTGTTGGTGGGGATGGGAAGATTCGGCGCCTCTTCAGCGGTGTGGAAGTTGGTGTTAAAGTTTATCGGGGCACCCTTGTCCAGATCTTGTAGGACATGTTGATAATTGACGACTGAAAGCCGCATTTTGCGTTGTTGCGAATTGTTTGTGGGCTGAAACGATGCGCTTTGCGTTGGCACAGAGATGGCAGCTCTTGCAGGAGCTCTGCTCAAATGCCCTCGCAGTAGGATTTTATAAAGCAAGCGGGTGCGTGTTGATAGAAGAAAGTGTGCTTAGACGGTTACCGAATGACTCGAGCTAAAATGTGTCATATCTAGGTATTTTAACTTTGGCGGTGCATCTGTCACCTTCGGCAGATTTACTCTGCTCGCCTTGAAATGTCTGGAGTCTAAAGTTAAGTGTGAATAGAGTTATTTCGACTGCCTGATTTGGCACAAACCTCTGTCGCTCTTGGGGTTTATTCTGACGCTTATCGCCAATCGCCCGATTTATGACTCACCTGCTGCCAAGATCAATATTATGACACAGCCCTAAGATGACGGTGATTCAAGATCATTGCAACCTcacaaaaagcaaacagGGAAATATTAACTACAAAAGCGAGTATGCCCATCTGACTCAAAAAACGCAAATGGGTTAAGCGAAATAGTACCTGCAGTGGTGCGCTGGGGAAATGCACGTATGTTGATCCTTCGCTGAGCTTCACAGCAATTGATGCAATACAGGAATATTGCCGCCTCTAATCCACTCAAATCAAGTGTGACTCTCTCAGTCGCATATAATGCCAATCTGTAAAACAAGGGttcttttttgttgatcATTTTCTTAGAGCAAGAACACTTTATTGTGCGCCAATCACCTGGTAACATGGGCAAACACAGAATGGATAAGCTTTCCAACTTCAGCTCAATCTATTCAACACAGAACATTCAGGATTGCCATCTAAGAACTGAATATCGGTATACACTTGTATTCTACACTCCGAGAGGGAAACAATTTTCCTATGGAAGCATGTAGCGACTCCAAAATATTTTCATGGTTATTGACTCTGATTGCGTGCTCATTTTGGAATAATATATTGTCCAGACGGTAAAACATGTTTGAACTTATGCCCATATATAGGTACCTACTCCTACATATATTCTTGGCACAAGACATAACATTTTGATATCACATTCTAATTCGAAATACATAAAACCAATGTCACACTATTATGAATGAGTAGATAACACCACTGAGAGTCTTTCGTTCTCGACAAGGAGGCGCATTGGCAATACCGTTCGGAATTATCACGAAGAAACAGCGGCTTGGTACTGTTAACATACTAACCTCCTGGGCGCCACCATTGACTATGGAAACCATTGCCACTTATTCAGGAGATATGTTAATCGGCCCGGTCTGGTAGGGATCAATGTAAGAATTTCAAGGGGTACTCCATGAAAAGTTCCAAGAACTGAAAATTCGGAGCTGACCTGGATTCTAGACTTCGGAGGCCTTCTGCCGAGATCATTTCGGGTCTCCCCACAGTCTATCGTGCCAAGGAGGGCATAAGCATTAACGAATCACCCAGTGAATTTTCGAATCCGCTAtccagcagccaggcctCGCTTACTCTCCGCATCGGAAAGCATTCCCGCTGGTCACGCGGTTTGTATAGTATTGAGTCGGCTGCGCGGCAGATATGTTCGTGCCTGAGCAATATTTGCTGGCAGTACTCTCCAGGCCCCGAAACCGGTTATCTCGGTATTGGTGTGGAGTTAGATCGGCTTCTGATTCGAGGACTGCCGCAGGGGAACTTTTGCGCGGCCTCACCGAACATATCGCGGGCACCAACAACAATGCTTGATGTACGTATGAGGCGATTTGCAGAGACTACTTTCGCGAGTATGTCACTGTTCACCGAACTAGGCATTTACATGCATTAGCTACTCCTTCCTATGACAAGTGCCTCTTTGCCCTGACACGATAACTACGCTATGACTGAAGTGGTCACTGCACATTTGAGTATCAAGGGATAGAGACTGCAGTATGAATCAGTAACAAACAGCACTAGGAACAGGGATGTCACTGCTTTTGCCTGCGTGCCATTCCACTTTATAGGCTGATCATCTACTCAGCCTCActgtcttcttcagcatcagcTTGTCCGGTTCGTTCAACACGTAAATAGTCATGTTCAAGACCTCCGCCtgctcctctttctcctcctcagcatGTTCTTGGCAGGGCATTATGGCGCTACAGTGGTGGTGCCACGGCACTATCGGCCCTTTCACGGCTCGTTGCCGGGTCTGGGGATGCTTGTGGGGTAATCTAGCGATGACGGGTGGACTTTGACGATGGGAAAAAGGGTCAAAACGCGTTGGAGCTATACGTAATTAGCGTAGGTTCTTCTACGAGCCCTGCTTGTAAATTGGGAGCTGCGGCGAAGCAGCCGTGAAACCGgtaatactagtagtactacaTGTGTCTTGGCTAGAGGCTGTGGGCGCCTAGTAGACTTGGTTGACGGCGAAATTAATTGATGAAATCATCCCACGCAAGAGCCAAGTCAAGCTAGCAAAGACGATCATCAAACGGCCAGATTCGGGTGGTGGAGATGCCCTGAAATGACCTCAGTCGCGCTGGTTGTGCAGGCTTCTCCGTATTACGGCCATAGCCTTGCCCAAATCACCTTGTCCTCTCCACACCCCATCGCCAACTCTGGGGGCCCAAGCGGTGATCTACGCGGAGAATTACCAGCGTTGGAGGGAGCAGCAGGATAGGCTTAAATACTGGGCAAGATGCCGCACTCTCAGCTCTTCGATGAAACCCCAGCCAGTATCTGCATGCAACTGCGATACCTCGTGGCGGGTTTATTTCAACTTATACCGCAGTGTAAATTGGCATCGCGCTTGCTTTGCCCGTTGACAGGCTGAGAAAATGCGGTCAACAGTGAGTACCTCCCAGCACTCGATAACTGTTTTCTTGTTCAAGCAGATGCATACTAATACATGATATTTTAGACCTTGTCCGGAGCAGCATTGCTGTCGCTGCTTCAGCTCATCCATCCTGTTTACAGCGCAACCTCAAACGATCGCGTCGCAGATTGCCTGAGCAGAAATGGCGGATCAAGCACAGGACCCCAGTTCAGCAAGAACGTGTACAAGACCGATTTCGCTGGAGTGACCTGGGACGAAGACAATTGGCTGCTCAGCACAACACAATTGAAGCAGGGCGCATTTGAATCACGAGGTTCTGTGGCCAATGGCTATCTCGGCATCAATGTGGCCAGTGTCGGACCTTTCTTTGAGCTCGACACAGAAGAGAATGGCGACGTTATCAGCGGCTGGCCCTTGTTCTCGAGGCGCCAGTCTTTTGCAACCATTGCTGGTTTCTGGGACTCTCAGCCCGTAATGAACGGGACAAACTTCCCATGGATCTCACAGTATGGCTCCGACACTGCCATTAGCGGCATTCCTCATTGGAGCGGGCTCATCTTGGATCTGGGTGACAATACTTATCTTGATGCTACGGTTGATAACCGAACCCTCACAAACTTCCGATCGACCTATGACTACAAGGCTGGAGTGCTGAGCTGGTCATACAAGTGGACTCCCAAGGGCAACAAAGGAAGCTTCGACATCAGCTATCGCATCTTTGCCAACAAATTATACGTGAACCAAGCCGTGGTCGATATGGAAGTCACTTCATCCAAGAACGTGCAGGCATCAATTGTCAATGTTCTCGATGGCTTTGCTGCCGTACGCACCGACTTTGTGGAATCTGGACAAGACGGCAACGCCATCTTCTCAGCCGTACGACCAAACGGCGTTTCTAATGTCACAGCTTTTGTGTATGCTGACATTACTGGCTCTGGAGGTGTAAACCTGGATAGCCGCAAGATTGTGAAGAGCAAGCCATACGTACATACCAACGCATCTTCCATTGCACAAGCCGTTTCAGTCAAGTTTTCAGCTGGACACGCCGCACGCGTGACCAAATTTGTTGGAGCTGCATCTTCTGATGCCTTCAAGAATCCCAGACAAATTGCCAAGAgcgcggctgctgcagcattGAGCAATGGATACACCAAGTCGCTAAACTACCACGTCAAGGAGTGGGCAACTGTCATGCCTGAAAGCTCTGTCGACAGCTTCGCCGATCCCAAGACTGGCAAGCTTCCAGCAGACAACTACATCATCGACTctgccatcatggccgtcACCAACGCTTATTACCTTTTGCAAAACACAGTGGGCAAAAATGGAAGCAAGGAGGTCAACGGAGCCCCAGTCAATGTTGACAGTATTTCTGTCGGCGGACTGACTTCCGACTCTTATGCTGGACAAGTTTTTTGGGATGCTGATCTTTGGATGCAACCCGGCTTGGTTGCTGCCCacccagaagctgctgagagAATCACAAACTATCGTCTGGCGAGATACGGTATGGCCAAGGAAAATGTAAAGACTAAAGCTGCGGGTTCCCAAAATGAgactttcttctctgctgatgctgccgtcTTCCCGTGGACCAGTGGCCGTTATGGAAACTGCACTGCTACAGGGCCCTGCTGGGACTACGAGTACCATTTGAATGGAGATATTGGCCTGTCTCTCGTCAACCAGTGGGTTGTTAGCGGCGACACCAAGAACTTCCAGGAGAACCTCTTCCCAGTTTACGACTCCATCGCTCAGCTGTACGGAAACCTGCTGAAGCCCAACAAGACATCATGGACTTTGACCAATATGACTGACCCTGTAAGTTCATTCTCATACGATGTTTCTATTCTCTTACTAACAGACTGCAGGATGAGTATGCAAACCATGTCGATGCCGGTGGATACACGATGCCTCTCATTGCGGAACACCTGCAGAACGCAAATACCTTCCGCAAGCAATTTGGTATCGAGCAGAACAAGACTTGGGCCAAAATGGCGTCCAACTCGCTGGTGCTTCGAGAAAATGGAGTCACATTGGAGTTTACCACCATGAACGGCAGTGCTGTGGTTAAACAGGCAGACGTGATCATGATCACTTATCCTTTGAGCTACGCTACCAACTACAGCTCCCAAGACGCCCTCAACGATCTTGATTATGTGAGTTCCTACAGAATTCATGCTTCCATGCCAACTAATTACTGACCCGTGACGTAGTATGCCAACAAGCAATCCCCTGATGGGCCTGCTATGACCtacgccttcttctccattgtTGCCAATGAAATTTCTCCCTCAGGATGCTCATCATACACGTATGCTCAGTACGCCTACAAGCCATACGTCCGCGCGCCATTCTATCAAATCTCAGAGCAGCTCATTGATGATGCTAGCATCAATGGCGGCACGCACCCGGCCTATCCCTTCCTCACTGGCCACGGCGGCGCCAACCAAGTCGTTCTCTTTGGTTACCTTGGACTCCGGCTCGTGCCCGATGACTTCCTACACATCGATCCAAACCTGCCTCCGCAGATCCCCTACCTTAGATACAGGACATTCTACTGGCGCGGCTGGCCCATCTCGGCTTGGTCCAACTACACCCACACGACTATTAGCCGTGCCAGCGGCATTGCTGCGCTTGATGGAGCGGATCAACGCTTTGCTAAAAAGGCTATTACCATCCACTCTGGATCCGAGCAAAGCCCCAAAGCTTATCAACTGCCCGTCAAAGGATCTGTTGTCGTCTCCAACAGGCAGCTTGGCTCTCAGCAAACTTACGCTGGCAACTTGGTGCAGTGCAACGCCGCCAGCTCTCCTGACACTTATGTGCCTGGTCAGTTCCCCATTGCAGCCGTGGACGGTGCTACATCTACCAAGTGGCAgcctgcctctgctgccgaTGTAAGCTCCATTACCATAACGCTCGACAAGGAGGACGTGGGATCCTTGGTCTCAGGCTTCCACTTTGACTGGGCTCAGGCACCTCCTGTCAACGCAACTGTCATTTTCCACCACGAGGCAATTAGCGACCCGGCGGCAGCTCTAAAGTCACAAAAGCATGGCTCGAACTTCAAGGTTGTCACATCTTTGACGAACATCAAGCAGTCCAATCCTTATGACGTTCATACTACTGACTTGAACGTCATTGCCATTCCTATCGGTAACACGACTAATGTCACTTTGTCTCAGCCCGTTGCTGCATCTAAATATGCATCACTCCTCATTGTGGGCAACCAAGGTCTCGACCATATCGACGTCGTGGCAAAGAACGGCACCGGAGCTACAGTCGCAGAGTGGGCCATCTTTGGACACGAAAAGGGACACACAAGCACTCCAAACTCTCATAAGAAGAGAAGGCTGAATgtgcgagctgctgctgcaatgtcTGATCCAGCGAACCTTGTGCGTCGACCTCAGTAGTTTTGTATAAGGTGGTTTAATGATCATGTATGATAGTAATGACTCGAGATTATCGTTATATAGTAATCAATGACATAATCTTCATACAAAAGAGTGTTTCACGTTCCGATTTCTCATTTGCAGCTTTGCTAGAGGTTTATCCATCTTCCAAGCACAAAGTGTTCCCGCCATTTAAGAATTGCAGTGCGCAGCTGGACCGCAGTCACACCAGTAACCGGTCTGAGGAATGCCATATGCTTTGCAGAATGACGGATCAATACAGTCGGCTTTGCAGTTGGACTTGGGACCTGGGTAGTAAAGACAGCAGTTGACTCGCTTATTGCTGGCAAACCAGTTAGGATACATATGTAGGCAGCGGCAGGAATATGATTGACTTACAGCTCGGATGGCATTCCCATGGCCGCAGAGGCGAAAAGAGCAAGGACAAAGATGAGAGATTGCATTTTGGATATTGTGTATCGAGTTTTATGATCTTGTGTAGTTTAATCGAGAAGGAGTTGTCTGAGGAATAGAGAGTTATTCACGGTCGTGGTCAGCTTTTTATACTCGAATTCTGTTCTATTATAAGAAAGATCCTATAAGATCTTCAAATAAAATTGTCGATCTCTACTATAATTTCATGCTTGAATTTTGTCTTCGGGACCGAGCATCTCAGGATTCCCGAAGCTGAGACATGAAAATAGGCGTCTAGTTTCACTGTAACCCTACACAAACACAAGATATTCTTGGTGTGGGGGCCGAAGCGACGAGCCGAACGCGCGATGACGTCCagtataagactttaatGAGACAGACTTCACTCAGCCATTTTTTCCCACCAAACAGATTGTGCTGTTTGCCACCTGGCTGCAGATTCAAGTGGGCCAAGAAAGATGCGAAAGACAACACTAAGTTCTGATCAAGAAGCTCACATTTTAAAATTGAAAGTAAGATTAAATTTAGCTTATATTAATTCTCTCCTTGTGAACACGTCTTGTGATACCTAAACCGATTCTCACCGCATAATCGTTTCACAACCTCTTCTCAACAATCTCCTTTACCCTGGCCAAATCAAGAGCTTCGACTCTTCTCTCCTTGAATCCTTTCATCGTTTCAGCCATACAAAGCGCGTTGTAAATCGCCTCTTCGGTCgcatcagccgcagcctcaAATAATCCATCAATGGTAAAGTTATCTGACACTTGCACGCCATACGGCTGCGGCTCGTAGGTCTTTTTAGTCCCGGACTCTGAGAACGGAATCTTGTTTGCATTAGAAAATGCAAGAAATATATCTCCCGAAGTATTGTTGCCGTAGCCTCCGACCTTGGCCAACCCGACAGTGGCACGCTTAGCCAATCGCTGGAGCTGAATGGGCAGAAGAGGAGCGTCTGTTGcaacgacgatgatgatgctacCGTCTTTTCGAGGCTCCTTCTCTCCAGGTTTGAGACTTGGCAATGCTTGATTCTCTTGTTCTTTAAGAATTTGGCCTACTGGGACGCCTCCGATATGCAGGTTCTCCATTGATCCATAATTGGCCTGAACAAGCACTCCAACTGAATAGGACTTTTCATTCCCCTGATGGTCGTATCCTTTGACTAAGCGGCTGCTAGATCCAGTGCCCCCTTTGAAGCGATGGCACATCATGCCTGTTCCACCTCCCACGCTCCCTTCTTGCACAGCATCTGCAGTTGCGCTTTTGATACCGTTGACAATGTGCTGCGGAGTGACGGCGAATCTGCTTTGATCATTGAGATATCCGTCGTAGGTTTCAGCAACGGTGGGCACGAGGAAGATGTTGGGCTCTTTATCTTCATTGGAGTGATGCTCGAGCGTGTATTCCCAGATTCCACGATACGCATCGCCAACGGCTGAAGTCGTAGTTAAAACAATTGGCGAATGAAGTTGACCCGTTTCATTAAGCCAGTGAGCGGATGTCATTTCTCCGCAGCCGTTGAAATTGAAGACGCCAGCAAAGCTTGCATACTTGTACCAGTCAGGCCTAGGCAAGATGACAGTGACTCCAGTATTAATATCGGGAGATGTCTCTTTGCTATGGGGAGAACTATGGATTGACTCAGTATGGGCGAGAACCCCTGGAACGTCGGTGATGGAATTGAGGGGGCCCGTAGGCCATTTTCCAAGCCGTAGGTGAGGTATAAGTTGGCGAATACGCTGGCGTGGGAGAGCCTGGCTCTTATTAAATGGCAGCGTCATATCGAGAATTCCGGTGTAGAATTGAGTAGAAGGGAGGTTGATTATCGGTCGTTATTCGCGAAATGGTAGGAATATACCGAGCTCTTATATCATTGATGATCCTTCTACTGATATTAGTGCGTTGGTGGAAATGGTAATTACCAATCCAGTTTACGGGTACTCAATCCGCGCAATCGTCTGCGTCGGCGATTGAGTCACCTAACGCGGGGTACAATAAAAATCAATCGTCCAACAACTCAATAACGAGACAGCATGGTTGCGATTGCGCGACTGCTTTGTAATTCTCTCTCACATGTTTGAATCACTCATGTCACTGCCATCACCAGCAAGGATGCGGATTTGAGAGCATTAAGGGGCAATAATGCTGAATCTTTTCGTTTATCCATCCGCCTACTGGTTGTAAGTCTCCCTTTTGTAAATTAAACTACATCTTTATTCTGAATGATCATCGCTCAAAGCCTTGAGAATATCCCTCGCCTCATTTCTTACCTCGTCGACAATTGTAGCCGCGTCTTTCACGTCTCTTACAAGACCTACACCTGCACCAACATACGTTGCCAGCCTTCCCTCTGGGCCCCATCCGGCGTCGCCactcttggcagcctcgtcgtGTAGCACTTGAAGCTTCTCAAATGGAACACCAGCTTCGTGGTCAATCCAGCTGCGGTTGATGAGAGTTCGAGGGGCAAATATATCAGGCCAGCCAAAAGTGCCCCGCAGGTGGTTGTATAAGTGGGTGCGAAGAGTGTTTTTGGCGCCATCAGACGCTCGAACAACTTCATCTTGGTATCCCTTTGCGATGCGTGCTTCTGAAGAAGCAAGGAAACGAGTGCccatggcgacggcggcggctcctAGCGAAAATGCGGCTGCTGCACCTCGACCGTCGATGATGCCTCCCGCCGCAACTACAGGTATTCCGAGATCTTTCCTAGCGTTGACGGCATCGGCGACTTCTGGAAAGAGAACAATGGTCCCTGTGCTCTCCTTTGCCATTCCATGTCCGCCTGCTTCGGAGCCTTGAACGACGAGAACGTCTGGAGGCGCTGAGCTGTTGATAGCCGCAATGGCGTCACTCAGCGTACCGACCTGGATCCAAATCTTTGTATCAGGAGAAACTTTTCGAAGAGAAACGGTCCATTCATCCAACTCTGCCTGGCCATTCTTGGGCGCAAACAGCCAAACAGCACATGGTTTATGCTTCTCAACAGCGCTTGTTGCAACCTTCAAGTCTCCATTCCATACCTGAAAGCCCACGCCAATGGGGAGCAGGGGGTGGCGCAGATTCGACGCTTCTATCAGTTCTCTTGCCTTGTCGAGATCGGCGAGCACTCCATCTGGTTTGGCTTGTGGTCCCATGAACCCAAGGCCGCCGGCCGCAGACACGGCGACAGCCAATTGAGGGCCGGCCAGGATGCGCATGGGTGCACCAACAACGAAGGGTTTCTTGACCCATGGATAGGAGAGGGCCAGCATGCGCCTCAATTCCGCAGTACGTTGAGTCGCCATCATGGGACGATTACTGAATGTCGAAACAAAAGGACTGGGGCGACTATTAACGatccaaagaaaagagctgaGAAACAGAACTGCGGTTGGCAATTCTTAGCTTGGCTTAGCTTTGGCGGGAATATAGTCGCGGCCTATGACACAAGTCAGCCCAAGTATCAACGCCTTGCAAGGCTGGTTTTCAGTTTACCTAGGCAATTAGAAACTAGCTGTTGGTTTAATCAACTtgatttctttctgtttGCGGAGATACCGTGGTGGACTACCTCAACGGGGTTCCCGtgtgttgatgaagctgcgTTCTTAGCGCTGTATTCGTTATGGCACATCAGTAACAGCGTGAAAATAGGCCAGAAGATGTCTCACGGCAAAAAGAGACGGCAAGAAAATTAAAACTTACACGCGGGACCTTTTACTCTTTTAAGGCTAATAAAGACAAAACGAGAGCGCACGTCTGCTTTATCAGTAAACTCTACGGTCCCTACTGCCGAGTCTAAATCCCATGTGGCATAGCCGACCGCAAGCCGATTGTTAAGCTTCCGCGGAGATGCTTTGCGACGCAGCGCTATAGGAGACAACATATCCGTCATTGGCCACTAAGCCCAGCAACCAGCTTAATAATGGTTGTCAACTGTTGTGGCTGAAGCAAAACCGATGTGGCTTCATGGGGAACAGTATTATTCGATCAGAGTTGATAGGATGGGAGTTTGAGGAGTTTACAAAATTTTCAACAGCTTAAATAGAAGACAAAAGTCCATCATTATGACAGAAATGTTGTTCTAGCAGACTCAGCAATACATTACTACAAAAGTATCACAGCTTTAGCAAACATCACCACATATTCTACTTCAAGACTCCTTATAAACACTTGAAACTTCAATCAATCATCAACTCATACACAAAAATGTCT encodes:
- a CDS encoding uncharacterized protein (EggNog:ENOG41), producing MRLSVVNYQHVLQDLDKGAPINFNTNFHTAEEAPNLPIPTNKPYDYEIWLPLILKSRGLSPAALQVVKLSRAQIRVLVSAAAASIHTGVLNRSYAEDLEDDVYPAFKGLHFPPEGLFMRLGACSPKDGAQLTPGKLAIHSVEDIVLRITTSARTWSALTNILNHEGEEGHVYFLPFNAEMRSEREYRVFCVPSSLNISGVSQYKWHKPWVFAHENKDEMTNIAHTILGGIQEVHAEIIAYMKAHDDNELENLIRSQGFTFDVLYDEKTEKCALIELNTFGVRSACGSCLFQWLKDRASLYGETGDVEFRVAV
- a CDS encoding uncharacterized protein (CAZy:GH65~SECRETED:SignalP(1-23)), whose translation is MRSTTLSGAALLSLLQLIHPVYSATSNDRVADCLSRNGGSSTGPQFSKNVYKTDFAGVTWDEDNWLLSTTQLKQGAFESRGSVANGYLGINVASVGPFFELDTEENGDVISGWPLFSRRQSFATIAGFWDSQPVMNGTNFPWISQYGSDTAISGIPHWSGLILDLGDNTYLDATVDNRTLTNFRSTYDYKAGVLSWSYKWTPKGNKGSFDISYRIFANKLYVNQAVVDMEVTSSKNVQASIVNVLDGFAAVRTDFVESGQDGNAIFSAVRPNGVSNVTAFVYADITGSGGVNLDSRKIVKSKPYVHTNASSIAQAVSVKFSAGHAARVTKFVGAASSDAFKNPRQIAKSAAAAALSNGYTKSLNYHVKEWATVMPESSVDSFADPKTGKLPADNYIIDSAIMAVTNAYYLLQNTVGKNGSKEVNGAPVNVDSISVGGLTSDSYAGQVFWDADLWMQPGLVAAHPEAAERITNYRLARYGMAKENVKTKAAGSQNETFFSADAAVFPWTSGRYGNCTATGPCWDYEYHLNGDIGLSLVNQWVVSGDTKNFQENLFPVYDSIAQLYGNLLKPNKTSWTLTNMTDPDEYANHVDAGGYTMPLIAEHLQNANTFRKQFGIEQNKTWAKMASNSLVLRENGVTLEFTTMNGSAVVKQADVIMITYPLSYATNYSSQDALNDLDYYANKQSPDGPAMTYAFFSIVANEISPSGCSSYTYAQYAYKPYVRAPFYQISEQLIDDASINGGTHPAYPFLTGHGGANQVVLFGYLGLRLVPDDFLHIDPNLPPQIPYLRYRTFYWRGWPISAWSNYTHTTISRASGIAALDGADQRFAKKAITIHSGSEQSPKAYQLPVKGSVVVSNRQLGSQQTYAGNLVQCNAASSPDTYVPGQFPIAAVDGATSTKWQPASAADVSSITITLDKEDVGSLVSGFHFDWAQAPPVNATVIFHHEAISDPAAALKSQKHGSNFKVVTSLTNIKQSNPYDVHTTDLNVIAIPIGNTTNVTLSQPVAASKYASLLIVGNQGLDHIDVVAKNGTGATVAEWAIFGHEKGHTSTPNSHKKRRLNVRAAAAMSDPANLVRRPQ
- a CDS encoding uncharacterized protein (SECRETED:SignalP(1-17)); the protein is MQSLIFVLALFASAAMGMPSELNKRVNCCLYYPGPKSNCKADCIDPSFCKAYGIPQTGYWCDCGPAAHCNS
- a CDS encoding uncharacterized protein (MEROPS:MER0013629), whose product is MTLPFNKSQALPRQRIRQLIPHLRLGKWPTGPLNSITDVPGVLAHTESIHSSPHSKETSPDINTGVTVILPRPDWYKYASFAGVFNFNGCGEMTSAHWLNETGQLHSPIVLTTTSAVGDAYRGIWEYTLEHHSNEDKEPNIFLVPTVAETYDGYLNDQSRFAVTPQHIVNGIKSATADAVQEGSVGGGTGMMCHRFKGGTGSSSRLVKGYDHQGNEKSYSVGVLVQANYGSMENLHIGGVPVGQILKEQENQALPSLKPGEKEPRKDGSIIIVVATDAPLLPIQLQRLAKRATVGLAKVGGYGNNTSGDIFLAFSNANKIPFSESGTKKTYEPQPYGVQVSDNFTIDGLFEAAADATEEAIYNALCMAETMKGFKERRVEALDLARVKEIVEKRL